The following are encoded in a window of Rubellicoccus peritrichatus genomic DNA:
- a CDS encoding tetratricopeptide repeat protein, giving the protein MCGCKRAWLYVCVLSLLLLAGCGQEKRNGTGTKQVQKVFPETFDPHRLAKVGSDVCLECHADIVEKWSDSHHAWANRPVSAKLDDFAFIPPHRFEEGGFVYELKKEGEAFVLKVTDQDGEVEVHSLEGVIGVDPLVQYLATASNGRFQTTALALDPATREWFDVFAGEGRQPGEWGHWTGQGMNWNANCAYCHMTEYYKNFDLGKESYSSTWLKQGISCVQCHTGIEQHVTSAKQGDYTTGITSLSALQTMESCATCHSRRDQLTPETFRPGDLYADHFALSLPDQPGLYYPDGQIRDEVFVYGSFMMSPMGHAGITCLDCHDPHSNDTILPYENNSLCMRCHGSGLQDAPIIEPTKHSHHAEGSTGNQCVECHMPHTTYMQTDPRRDHGFLSPDPLLTQELGIPNACNGCHTDESVEWAVEWSEKWFGDMLMDKPQRERARAIHAAYEGLPEAARQLLSLSEGEANAAWRATYTGLLGNYANDSEVVMYLRSRLKDESPLVRSRALGGLAYVPGESDVIAGGLDDPVREVRIAAVRAMMARGESIPQGEALKDWETYLHFNADRPQNTFILADEASRAGRIAEAKRINEFAVSLDPVNPEVLRQAAIISSGYGDNEQAKAYLIDALGRAPDDAIYPYSLALIRAEEGELAETVALLQDAVAIDPEFYRAWYNLALALTKLGDWQAASEALNRAAPAFQNDMNWMRTRAVIDQQLDSEQEDGVPPMLRRQP; this is encoded by the coding sequence ATGTGTGGGTGTAAAAGAGCATGGTTGTATGTCTGTGTTCTGTCTTTGCTTCTGTTAGCTGGATGCGGGCAGGAAAAGCGAAATGGAACAGGCACGAAGCAGGTCCAGAAGGTTTTTCCTGAGACTTTTGATCCACATCGATTGGCCAAAGTAGGCTCGGATGTATGTTTGGAGTGCCATGCGGATATTGTGGAGAAATGGTCTGACTCACATCACGCCTGGGCGAACCGTCCGGTTTCTGCCAAGTTGGATGATTTTGCCTTTATCCCACCGCACCGTTTCGAAGAAGGCGGCTTTGTTTATGAGTTGAAAAAAGAAGGTGAAGCCTTTGTCTTGAAGGTCACCGATCAAGATGGAGAAGTTGAGGTCCATTCGCTCGAGGGCGTAATTGGGGTTGATCCACTTGTGCAGTATTTGGCAACTGCGTCCAATGGTCGTTTCCAGACCACGGCACTTGCTTTAGATCCGGCAACCAGAGAATGGTTTGATGTTTTTGCTGGAGAGGGGAGGCAACCTGGAGAATGGGGGCATTGGACCGGGCAAGGGATGAACTGGAATGCAAACTGCGCTTACTGCCACATGACAGAATATTATAAGAATTTTGACCTTGGCAAAGAAAGCTACAGTTCGACCTGGCTTAAGCAGGGAATTTCCTGTGTGCAGTGTCATACAGGAATAGAGCAACATGTTACCTCGGCCAAACAGGGAGACTACACCACTGGGATTACATCATTGTCTGCCCTGCAAACGATGGAGTCATGTGCCACTTGCCATTCACGTCGCGACCAGTTGACCCCGGAAACATTTCGTCCGGGCGACCTTTATGCGGACCATTTTGCGCTTTCTTTACCGGATCAGCCGGGGCTCTATTATCCCGATGGTCAAATTCGTGATGAAGTATTCGTTTATGGTTCATTTATGATGAGTCCAATGGGGCATGCCGGAATTACATGCCTGGACTGCCATGATCCGCATTCCAATGACACTATCTTGCCTTATGAAAACAATTCGCTGTGCATGCGTTGTCACGGAAGCGGTCTCCAGGATGCACCTATTATTGAGCCCACAAAGCATAGTCACCATGCTGAAGGCAGTACGGGTAATCAATGTGTTGAGTGTCATATGCCCCATACGACTTACATGCAGACCGACCCACGTCGTGATCATGGGTTTCTCTCTCCGGACCCTCTGTTGACTCAGGAATTGGGAATTCCGAATGCATGCAATGGGTGCCACACTGACGAGTCTGTCGAGTGGGCTGTAGAGTGGTCGGAAAAGTGGTTTGGTGACATGTTGATGGATAAGCCTCAACGTGAACGAGCGAGGGCAATTCATGCGGCATATGAGGGATTGCCCGAGGCAGCCAGGCAGTTACTGTCGCTTTCAGAGGGTGAAGCTAATGCAGCATGGCGGGCGACTTATACTGGATTGCTTGGAAATTACGCCAATGATTCCGAGGTCGTGATGTATCTAAGGAGTCGTTTGAAGGATGAAAGCCCCCTGGTGCGCTCACGTGCGCTGGGTGGTCTAGCTTATGTGCCCGGAGAGAGTGACGTGATCGCCGGAGGTCTGGATGATCCCGTGCGTGAGGTGCGCATTGCGGCAGTGCGGGCAATGATGGCTCGTGGCGAATCAATTCCTCAGGGGGAGGCACTGAAGGATTGGGAAACGTATTTACACTTCAATGCGGATCGCCCGCAGAACACTTTTATTCTGGCTGATGAGGCCAGCAGGGCTGGACGAATTGCTGAGGCAAAGCGCATTAATGAATTCGCAGTATCCCTGGATCCTGTGAACCCCGAGGTGCTGCGACAGGCGGCAATTATATCCAGTGGTTATGGTGATAATGAACAAGCCAAGGCCTATTTGATTGATGCCTTGGGGCGTGCTCCGGATGATGCGATTTATCCGTACTCTCTGGCGTTAATTCGAGCCGAAGAAGGTGAGCTTGCTGAAACCGTCGCTCTTTTGCAGGATGCCGTCGCTATTGATCCTGAGTTTTATCGTGCGTGGTATAATCTGGCGCTTGCCCTGACTAAATTGGGTGATTGGCAGGCAGCTTCGGAGGCACTGAATAGGGCAGCGCCCGCTTTTCAGAATGATATGAACTGGATGAGGACTCGCGCTGTTATCGACCAGCAATTGGATTCAGAACAAGAGGATGGAGTCCCTCCTATGCTCAGGCGCCAGCCTTGA
- a CDS encoding SpoIIE family protein phosphatase: protein MDKENEELGKVFGVEGYGASGAQLFHAIMEQSPDHIYIKDMQSRFIAVSRKMANHFGLDSMDDAVGKTDADFFSEEHATQALMDEQEILRTGKPMLGKEEKETWEDGHVTWVSTTKAPICLNSGKIVGLIGISRNVTAEHEAREAVARSEQKLRVWEERISRDLRSASHVQKVFIPGDIPDFPGVDVALKLEPMDEVGGDIITFPESPPHGLLFFLGDVTGHGVTAALFTLLVKYLTDQRGGEFNGNLKHFLECLNEGLVGRIPDGFVAGLCGQITKSEKRDGSFVFTASNAGHREFIHYHADSCSAELVHLPLGNVLGLPLDAGSEDASYSIKPGDRLLFFTDGIVEMQNENGEEFGYLRVAKTLEGLANLPGKQAIDSIVAQSRAFSGNRKATDDVSLLLLSF, encoded by the coding sequence ATGGATAAAGAAAACGAAGAACTGGGGAAAGTTTTTGGAGTCGAAGGCTATGGTGCTTCGGGGGCGCAATTGTTTCATGCCATCATGGAGCAATCTCCGGACCATATCTACATTAAGGACATGCAGAGTCGCTTCATTGCCGTTAGTCGTAAAATGGCTAATCACTTTGGCTTGGATTCGATGGATGACGCTGTTGGGAAAACCGATGCGGATTTCTTCAGCGAGGAGCATGCGACCCAGGCATTGATGGATGAACAGGAGATCCTCCGGACTGGCAAGCCCATGTTGGGGAAGGAAGAGAAGGAGACATGGGAGGATGGCCATGTTACCTGGGTTTCGACAACCAAGGCACCGATATGCCTCAACTCAGGAAAGATAGTCGGGCTTATTGGCATTTCGCGTAATGTCACTGCCGAGCATGAGGCACGAGAGGCAGTTGCCAGGAGCGAACAGAAGCTGCGTGTATGGGAAGAGCGCATCAGCCGGGACTTAAGAAGTGCAAGCCATGTCCAGAAGGTCTTTATTCCGGGTGATATACCTGACTTTCCCGGGGTGGATGTGGCTTTGAAGTTGGAACCAATGGATGAAGTTGGTGGCGATATCATCACTTTTCCTGAGTCTCCACCTCACGGCCTCTTGTTTTTCCTTGGAGATGTTACCGGTCACGGGGTTACCGCTGCCTTGTTTACCTTGTTGGTGAAGTATCTGACTGACCAAAGAGGTGGTGAGTTTAATGGCAACTTGAAACATTTTCTTGAGTGCTTGAATGAAGGCTTGGTCGGTCGGATTCCGGATGGCTTTGTGGCTGGTTTATGTGGCCAGATCACCAAAAGTGAAAAGCGTGATGGCAGTTTTGTGTTCACTGCATCGAATGCCGGTCATCGTGAGTTTATTCATTATCATGCTGATTCATGTAGTGCCGAGCTAGTTCACCTGCCGCTGGGGAATGTGCTTGGATTGCCTTTGGATGCGGGATCGGAAGATGCATCCTACTCCATAAAACCTGGAGATCGCTTGCTCTTTTTTACGGATGGTATTGTGGAAATGCAGAATGAGAATGGCGAAGAATTCGGTTATCTTCGAGTTGCTAAAACGCTTGAAGGGCTTGCCAATCTGCCAGGTAAACAGGCGATTGATAGCATTGTTGCTCAGAGCAGAGCATTTAGTGGAAATCGGAAAGCGACGGACGATGTTTCGTTGCTCTTACTTAGTTTTTGA
- a CDS encoding ADP-ribosylglycohydrolase family protein gives MREKILGCWLGKSVGGTLGMPFEGAAGPLKLTEADLNMPEFLPNDDLDLQIVWAHHLKQRAAGAPISPDLFSEAWSKHIVFPWDEYGITHRNDKYGIKGALRGSFDNYFGEGMGAAIRSEIWACIAPGNPEKAMALAWNDAAVDHSGEGIWAEVFLASLESRAFVETDIDTLIAASCADLPSDSKLRHAIELTQEWWKRSEDWVKVRGEILEAYPYTNFTHVIPNLAFTVLGLLAGKGDFTESVLIATNCGWDTDCTGATVGSILGIIAPDTFPSHFYPVDAQAVVLSPEIIGVPCPKDLSVLTDWTEELAEDLKDEVVSIGEVAPCVPESSVSFIEIPATIGRVQSGSATPKLVDARESILPGHWRQFTNDDFVGEPIGMTFPVNLESDSDFKKLMVSISGKAKPSVWLDGQKLEESVLLRPDLIDHAPSFHRLRRDSFSLDAFDAGEHEVTVVIDAPESKEEVLDLVIGVGDSKNQWVPSALARQVAGVSA, from the coding sequence ATGCGTGAAAAAATACTTGGATGTTGGCTGGGTAAGTCAGTAGGCGGAACTCTTGGGATGCCTTTTGAAGGTGCGGCAGGACCGCTCAAGCTTACCGAAGCTGACTTAAACATGCCTGAGTTTCTGCCCAATGACGATTTGGACTTGCAGATCGTCTGGGCTCATCATCTGAAGCAGCGTGCTGCAGGTGCTCCGATCTCTCCTGATCTCTTTTCTGAAGCCTGGTCAAAGCACATTGTATTTCCCTGGGACGAATATGGGATTACCCATCGCAATGATAAATATGGCATCAAGGGTGCGCTTCGTGGTTCCTTTGATAACTATTTCGGCGAGGGTATGGGGGCCGCGATCCGTAGTGAAATCTGGGCCTGCATCGCCCCCGGGAATCCTGAGAAAGCAATGGCTCTGGCTTGGAATGATGCTGCTGTCGATCATTCAGGAGAGGGGATTTGGGCTGAAGTTTTCCTGGCAAGCCTGGAATCGCGTGCTTTTGTCGAAACTGACATCGATACACTTATTGCTGCATCCTGTGCCGATTTGCCCTCAGACTCCAAACTGCGACATGCGATTGAGTTGACTCAGGAGTGGTGGAAACGTTCCGAGGATTGGGTCAAGGTCCGAGGAGAGATCCTGGAAGCGTATCCCTACACGAATTTCACACATGTGATTCCTAACCTGGCTTTTACAGTTCTCGGGTTGTTGGCCGGTAAAGGCGATTTTACTGAATCAGTTCTGATTGCTACAAATTGTGGTTGGGATACCGATTGCACGGGAGCGACAGTCGGTTCGATTCTGGGCATTATTGCACCGGATACATTTCCTTCGCACTTCTACCCGGTTGATGCTCAAGCTGTGGTGCTTTCGCCAGAGATTATTGGAGTGCCATGTCCGAAGGATTTAAGTGTTCTGACGGATTGGACTGAAGAGCTGGCTGAAGATCTTAAGGATGAGGTTGTCTCAATTGGTGAGGTTGCTCCTTGTGTGCCGGAATCATCGGTCAGCTTCATTGAAATTCCCGCGACCATCGGGCGTGTGCAATCTGGTTCTGCTACACCTAAGCTTGTCGATGCTCGGGAATCAATATTGCCAGGTCACTGGAGGCAGTTCACGAACGACGATTTTGTAGGTGAGCCGATTGGTATGACTTTTCCTGTGAATCTCGAGTCAGATAGTGATTTCAAAAAACTGATGGTCAGCATTTCAGGCAAGGCAAAGCCGTCAGTTTGGCTGGATGGGCAGAAGCTTGAAGAAAGCGTATTATTGCGTCCTGACCTTATTGATCATGCTCCATCCTTCCATCGCTTGCGTCGTGATAGTTTCAGTTTGGATGCGTTTGATGCTGGCGAACATGAGGTGACGGTCGTAATCGATGCGCCAGAGAGTAAAGAGGAAGTGCTGGATCTTGTGATTGGTGTTGGTGATTCCAAGAACCAATGGGTGCCTTCCGCTTTGGCTCGTCAAGTTGCTGGTGTGTCAGCATAG
- a CDS encoding 3-ketoacyl-ACP reductase — translation MNNSTQENKRPVALVTGGSRGIGFGCAEHLAKAGFDVAINGMRPKEQVSEPIEKLEALGAKVVYCRGDIGSAEARAAMLAQIKSEFGRLNVLVNNAGVAPKERKDILEASEESFDYVVGTNLKGPYFLTQSASNWMVEQRADDPNGFYGVINVGSVSATVASVNRGEYCVAKAGIAMMTALFAARLGEYNIPVYEIRPGVTKTDMTSGVTDKYDKMIEDGLCVTKRWGFPADVGKAVTALARGDFPYSTGQVILVDGGLTLPRL, via the coding sequence ATGAACAATTCAACCCAAGAAAACAAAAGGCCCGTGGCCCTGGTAACCGGCGGAAGTCGCGGTATTGGTTTTGGCTGCGCCGAACATCTGGCGAAAGCTGGCTTTGATGTCGCCATCAACGGCATGCGACCCAAAGAACAAGTGAGCGAGCCAATCGAAAAGCTTGAAGCACTTGGGGCAAAGGTCGTTTACTGTCGTGGAGATATTGGTTCGGCAGAAGCACGAGCGGCTATGCTCGCTCAGATCAAGTCCGAGTTCGGGCGCTTGAATGTACTCGTCAATAATGCCGGAGTTGCACCGAAGGAGCGTAAAGACATCCTTGAGGCCTCGGAAGAGAGTTTCGATTACGTTGTAGGAACCAATCTGAAGGGGCCTTACTTCCTCACGCAAAGTGCTTCCAACTGGATGGTCGAACAGCGAGCTGACGACCCTAACGGTTTTTACGGAGTGATCAATGTTGGTTCTGTCTCGGCAACCGTTGCCTCTGTCAATCGTGGCGAATATTGCGTCGCCAAGGCAGGCATTGCCATGATGACTGCCCTGTTTGCTGCACGACTCGGAGAATACAACATTCCTGTTTACGAAATACGCCCAGGCGTCACTAAAACAGACATGACTTCCGGCGTCACAGATAAATATGACAAGATGATCGAAGACGGACTTTGCGTAACAAAGCGTTGGGGATTCCCAGCTGACGTGGGTAAGGCAGTCACCGCACTCGCACGTGGTGACTTCCCCTACTCTACTGGGCAAGTCATTTTGGTCGACGGTGGATTAACTCTGCCACGCCTTTAA
- a CDS encoding Gfo/Idh/MocA family oxidoreductase, with translation MKTHEIGIIMNGVTGRMGTNQHLLRSVNAIIEQGGVQVSPNEVIMPKAILVGRNENKLKELTQISHVKEYTTDLDSVMKDPAYQIYFDAQTTLRRFEAVKKAAEAGKHVYCEKPTAITTSDAVKLYEICRDAGIKNGVVQDKLWLPGMLKLKRLMEAGFFGDIVSVRGEFGYWVYEGHSIPAQRPSWNYRKEDGGGMAIDMLCHFRYVVDNLFGNVKGISCRTATHIPERVDESGKPYPCTADDSSYSTFELDNGVIVHINASWNVRVRRDDLLTLQVDGTRGSAVAGLRDCYIQHYGNTPKPVWNPDIDQPINFYDDWSKVPAQENYDNAFKVQWEMFLRHVVLDEPFRWNLLEGAKGVQLAELGLKSSEERKWMDVPNLSA, from the coding sequence ATGAAAACGCACGAAATCGGCATCATCATGAACGGCGTCACCGGACGCATGGGAACTAACCAGCACCTCTTGCGCTCGGTCAACGCAATCATCGAACAAGGTGGTGTTCAAGTCTCTCCAAATGAAGTCATTATGCCCAAGGCAATCCTTGTTGGTCGTAACGAAAACAAACTGAAGGAGCTGACTCAAATCTCCCACGTCAAGGAGTACACAACTGACCTTGATAGCGTGATGAAAGACCCGGCTTACCAGATTTACTTTGATGCACAAACGACATTGCGTCGCTTCGAAGCAGTCAAGAAAGCTGCCGAAGCCGGGAAGCATGTCTACTGCGAAAAACCAACAGCAATTACAACCTCAGACGCTGTAAAGCTTTATGAAATCTGCCGCGATGCAGGCATCAAGAACGGGGTGGTCCAGGATAAACTTTGGCTGCCAGGCATGCTTAAACTAAAGCGCCTGATGGAAGCTGGTTTCTTCGGTGATATCGTCAGCGTCCGTGGTGAATTTGGCTATTGGGTTTACGAAGGCCATAGCATCCCGGCACAGCGCCCATCCTGGAACTATCGCAAGGAAGACGGTGGTGGCATGGCCATCGATATGCTCTGTCACTTCCGCTATGTTGTGGACAATCTTTTCGGCAACGTAAAAGGAATCAGCTGCCGCACGGCAACCCATATTCCCGAGCGTGTTGATGAAAGCGGCAAGCCCTACCCTTGCACCGCAGATGACAGCTCTTACTCAACCTTCGAGCTCGATAACGGTGTCATTGTCCACATCAATGCATCATGGAATGTCCGAGTTCGCCGTGATGACCTCTTGACACTTCAAGTCGACGGAACCCGAGGCAGCGCTGTTGCTGGCCTCCGCGACTGCTATATCCAACACTATGGCAATACACCAAAGCCTGTTTGGAATCCGGACATTGATCAGCCGATCAATTTCTACGATGACTGGAGCAAAGTCCCTGCCCAGGAAAATTACGACAATGCCTTCAAGGTCCAATGGGAAATGTTCCTCCGCCACGTTGTCCTGGACGAGCCTTTCCGCTGGAACCTGCTCGAAGGTGCCAAGGGTGTTCAACTTGCCGAGCTTGGTCTGAAAAGTTCCGAAGAACGCAAGTGGATGGATGTGCCAAATCTCAGCGCTTAA
- a CDS encoding sugar phosphate isomerase/epimerase family protein — protein MSAQPLTSFDKLCIHTITHKPWSLREVIDNFARENVKGITVWRGDIEGGSPVEAGKMIRSRGLEIVSYCRGGFFPAKTALDRQSAIHDNERMIDEAAALGAPLIVLVCGAVPGLPLSESRRHIVDGIKAILPRAKDKGIKLAIEPLHPMYADDRSAINTMQQANDVAEEIGSDYVGVAIDVYHLWWDPRLEVEIKRCGRMKKIFAFHICDWKTPTEDILFDRGLMGEGCIDIRKIRGWVEDAGFKGYNEVEIFSNSRWEKDQADYLSEIKQAYLRHS, from the coding sequence ATGAGTGCCCAACCGCTAACCTCTTTTGACAAACTCTGCATCCACACAATCACCCACAAGCCATGGAGCTTGCGTGAAGTCATCGACAACTTTGCCCGTGAGAACGTCAAAGGAATCACTGTATGGCGTGGCGACATTGAAGGTGGTAGTCCGGTTGAGGCAGGCAAAATGATCCGCAGTCGCGGCTTGGAAATCGTCTCATACTGCCGTGGTGGATTCTTTCCAGCGAAAACTGCGCTTGATCGCCAATCTGCGATTCACGACAACGAACGTATGATTGATGAAGCGGCAGCACTTGGCGCACCACTGATTGTTCTGGTTTGTGGTGCTGTTCCCGGGCTGCCTCTAAGCGAATCGCGCCGACACATCGTGGACGGCATCAAAGCAATATTACCGCGGGCCAAGGACAAGGGAATCAAGTTGGCGATTGAGCCACTCCACCCGATGTATGCCGATGATCGCTCTGCCATCAACACAATGCAGCAAGCGAATGATGTCGCCGAGGAGATCGGATCAGATTATGTAGGAGTTGCCATTGATGTATATCATCTTTGGTGGGACCCGCGTCTTGAAGTAGAAATCAAACGATGTGGTCGCATGAAAAAGATTTTCGCCTTTCATATCTGCGACTGGAAGACACCAACAGAAGACATCCTCTTCGATCGCGGGCTGATGGGCGAAGGCTGCATCGATATCCGCAAGATTCGCGGCTGGGTAGAAGATGCCGGATTCAAAGGCTACAACGAAGTAGAAATCTTCTCCAATTCACGCTGGGAAAAAGATCAGGCAGATTATTTGTCAGAAATTAAGCAAGCTTATCTGAGGCACAGCTAA
- a CDS encoding helix-turn-helix domain-containing protein — MTPKEQLPPLDFSFIRDLRKRESLTLEDVSNRSGISIGVLSKLERNQNLVELETLYRLGRVFGLSASAVLSLAEECSAHFKTAESYRSGPFDFHKVSYQGVECFHATAKAGESLQRPEAHGDEFEICWVQSGAIKICFTREEHTLRGGESLKFDAALHHTYEILEDADLFIIHLTKSHRF, encoded by the coding sequence ATGACCCCAAAAGAACAACTTCCTCCACTCGACTTCTCGTTTATCCGCGATCTGCGAAAACGGGAAAGTCTGACTTTGGAAGATGTATCAAATCGGTCTGGCATCTCTATCGGTGTTCTATCGAAATTGGAACGAAACCAGAACCTTGTCGAACTGGAAACGCTTTATCGTCTGGGGCGAGTCTTTGGGCTTTCCGCTTCTGCTGTCCTAAGCCTGGCAGAGGAATGCAGCGCACACTTCAAAACGGCCGAAAGCTACCGTTCGGGCCCATTTGACTTTCACAAAGTTTCCTACCAAGGCGTAGAGTGCTTTCACGCGACAGCCAAAGCGGGAGAATCACTCCAACGCCCGGAAGCCCACGGAGATGAGTTTGAAATCTGCTGGGTCCAATCCGGTGCTATCAAAATCTGTTTCACGCGCGAAGAACACACCCTCCGAGGAGGTGAATCACTCAAATTCGACGCCGCTCTTCATCATACCTACGAAATCCTCGAGGATGCCGATCTCTTTATTATTCACCTAACCAAATCACATCGCTTTTAA
- the eda gene encoding bifunctional 4-hydroxy-2-oxoglutarate aldolase/2-dehydro-3-deoxy-phosphogluconate aldolase, with protein MSKKRLLPVVVLNETAWAEPLAEALLAGGLDQIEITLRTDAALDGIRAVAKKFPQMRLGAGTVLDAEIIPVLKDIGVTFLVSPGVNPKVVDAAHEAGLKIYPGITSPSEIELARSLGCESVKFFPAEPLGGVKMLKALVAPYGHTGLKFVPTGGISPETCPDYAALPEVEAVGGSWFVKAGLMKEGKWDEITELTSEGLKIVS; from the coding sequence ATGAGTAAAAAAAGACTTCTTCCTGTTGTTGTATTAAACGAAACTGCCTGGGCAGAACCTCTTGCAGAGGCTTTGCTGGCTGGTGGTCTCGATCAAATCGAGATCACATTGCGGACAGATGCTGCCTTGGATGGTATTCGAGCGGTTGCTAAAAAATTTCCGCAGATGCGTCTCGGTGCCGGAACGGTTCTGGACGCTGAGATTATTCCAGTGCTGAAGGATATTGGCGTGACCTTTCTGGTTTCACCTGGTGTGAATCCCAAGGTTGTTGATGCGGCTCATGAAGCTGGCTTGAAGATTTATCCAGGGATTACCAGCCCTTCTGAAATCGAGTTGGCGCGTTCGCTTGGCTGCGAATCGGTAAAGTTTTTTCCGGCAGAACCGCTGGGTGGTGTGAAAATGCTTAAGGCTCTGGTTGCTCCTTATGGGCACACCGGTCTTAAGTTTGTGCCCACTGGCGGTATTTCTCCTGAAACATGCCCCGATTATGCTGCTTTGCCGGAAGTTGAAGCAGTTGGCGGATCTTGGTTTGTTAAGGCTGGTCTCATGAAAGAGGGCAAATGGGATGAGATTACTGAGTTGACCAGCGAGGGGCTCAAAATTGTCTCCTGA
- a CDS encoding hydroxyacid dehydrogenase, whose protein sequence is MAKVKGVFLLNDYGLNRIYGDDELDAIASLVQIERRPVRLDDPADSELLAEAEVAFSGWGAPVLDEDLLRRMPKLKALFYGAGTVRYMITDAFWERGIRLTSAYVANARPVAEFTFAQIILALKKTWQQSLHIREAKAWGRQWDMPGAYFGSRIGVVSLGAIGRMVCERLTALDVEVFAYDPFVSDEDMRKIGARKASLNKLCETCDVITLHAPQLDETIGMIREEHFKMMKPGATIINTARGAIIDHPAMIKVLQERTDIVALLDVTDPEPPEPGSLLYTLPNVVMTPHIAGSMGRECRRMARLAIDECRRYLKNESALHPITIDNFSRLA, encoded by the coding sequence ATGGCGAAAGTAAAAGGGGTTTTTCTGCTTAACGACTATGGGCTCAATCGCATCTATGGAGATGATGAGCTGGATGCGATTGCTTCGCTCGTTCAGATTGAGCGTCGTCCTGTTCGGCTTGATGACCCGGCTGATTCGGAGCTCCTGGCAGAGGCGGAAGTTGCGTTTTCCGGTTGGGGGGCTCCAGTTCTCGATGAGGATTTGTTGAGGCGCATGCCTAAGCTTAAAGCGCTTTTTTATGGCGCAGGTACGGTTCGATATATGATCACGGATGCTTTTTGGGAGCGTGGGATTCGTCTGACGAGTGCTTACGTCGCCAATGCCCGCCCAGTTGCCGAGTTTACTTTTGCCCAGATCATTCTGGCTTTGAAGAAAACCTGGCAGCAATCGTTGCATATTCGTGAAGCCAAAGCATGGGGGCGGCAATGGGATATGCCTGGTGCTTACTTTGGATCGCGCATTGGCGTGGTTTCACTCGGTGCTATCGGGCGGATGGTTTGTGAGCGTCTTACTGCCTTGGATGTTGAGGTATTCGCCTACGATCCGTTTGTCAGTGATGAAGATATGCGGAAGATAGGGGCGCGCAAAGCCAGTCTGAATAAGCTTTGTGAAACCTGCGATGTGATTACACTTCACGCCCCGCAGCTGGATGAAACCATTGGGATGATTCGTGAAGAACATTTCAAGATGATGAAACCCGGGGCCACGATTATTAATACCGCCAGGGGGGCGATTATTGACCATCCTGCGATGATCAAGGTTTTACAGGAACGGACGGACATCGTCGCGCTTTTAGACGTGACAGATCCGGAGCCGCCAGAGCCTGGCTCCTTGCTCTACACATTGCCAAATGTGGTCATGACACCGCATATTGCCGGCTCTATGGGGCGTGAATGCCGCCGAATGGCACGTTTGGCAATTGATGAATGTCGTCGCTATCTCAAAAACGAATCCGCTCTGCATCCTATCACAATCGATAATTTTTCACGTCTTGCATAG
- a CDS encoding sugar phosphate isomerase/epimerase family protein, whose amino-acid sequence MKSGLVSITFRQLSPSQIVDLCLKADVSAIEWGGDIHVPHGEVDIAREVGQMTRDAGLEIASYGSYYKSVDSENGDLPFSKVLETAVALGAPRIRVWAGGKGSADASPEYRSSIVENLRTIAAAAAEHGVVVDLEYHANTLTDDNASAVSLMREVNHPNLRSLWQPSFAFSYEEQVQALVDIAPWLDYLHVYTWIEENGNCVRHPLAKGELQWKVFFEEAAKHVPPYALIEFVADDRPEQFLEDAKALNHWLNSL is encoded by the coding sequence ATGAAATCTGGACTCGTTTCGATAACCTTTCGTCAACTATCGCCAAGCCAAATTGTGGATCTCTGTTTGAAGGCAGACGTCTCGGCAATCGAGTGGGGTGGAGACATTCACGTGCCTCACGGCGAGGTTGATATCGCCAGAGAGGTTGGCCAAATGACGCGTGATGCGGGTTTGGAAATTGCTTCTTATGGTTCTTACTACAAGTCCGTTGACAGCGAAAACGGAGATTTACCGTTTTCAAAAGTCCTTGAAACAGCTGTGGCCCTGGGGGCTCCGCGTATACGGGTCTGGGCAGGGGGCAAAGGCTCTGCAGATGCATCGCCTGAATATCGATCTTCGATTGTGGAGAACCTTCGGACCATTGCTGCTGCTGCGGCGGAGCACGGAGTTGTCGTCGATTTAGAGTATCATGCCAACACGCTAACGGATGACAATGCCTCGGCTGTTAGCCTAATGCGTGAGGTGAATCATCCGAACTTGCGTTCGCTTTGGCAGCCTTCTTTTGCCTTTTCCTATGAGGAACAGGTTCAGGCTCTTGTTGATATTGCACCCTGGTTGGACTATTTGCATGTTTACACTTGGATTGAGGAGAACGGTAACTGTGTCCGTCATCCGCTCGCTAAGGGTGAACTCCAATGGAAGGTGTTTTTTGAGGAAGCGGCTAAACATGTCCCACCTTATGCGCTTATTGAATTCGTGGCTGATGACAGGCCGGAGCAATTCTTGGAAGACGCCAAGGCCCTCAATCACTGGCTGAATTCTCTTTAG